One window of Chlamydia sp. 04-14 genomic DNA carries:
- a CDS encoding HAD family hydrolase yields the protein MNINDYQVFFFDLDGLVIDTEPLYYRAFLEASREYGLDVAMDFSTYYLFSMLGREVFKQKFLEIYPNTESFFPQCFHDRERIYRELIQTEVPSLFPGVEDFLGLLLAENKTVGVVTNSSEELVQHFRGVLPPLNRFQFWVTREDYERSKPYPDSYQHAYEAFVQEGEKVVGFEDSIKGLRALTGIPATLVAVNAISPLSRDSHEDFCEKDFHYFASFNELIAHSGLQNQL from the coding sequence ATGAATATCAATGATTATCAGGTTTTCTTTTTTGATTTAGATGGTTTGGTTATCGATACTGAACCTTTATATTATAGGGCATTTTTAGAAGCATCTAGAGAGTACGGTCTTGATGTTGCTATGGATTTCTCTACATATTATTTATTTTCAATGTTGGGGAGAGAAGTTTTCAAACAGAAATTCTTAGAGATTTATCCTAATACAGAATCTTTTTTTCCACAGTGTTTTCACGATCGAGAACGTATCTATAGAGAATTAATACAAACTGAAGTCCCTTCTTTATTTCCTGGTGTTGAAGATTTTCTGGGGTTGCTATTAGCTGAAAATAAAACCGTAGGCGTGGTTACAAATTCCTCAGAAGAGCTTGTCCAACATTTTCGAGGGGTGCTTCCTCCGCTCAATCGGTTTCAATTTTGGGTAACTCGTGAAGATTATGAACGTTCCAAACCTTATCCCGATAGTTATCAACACGCCTATGAAGCGTTTGTTCAAGAAGGAGAGAAGGTTGTAGGTTTTGAAGATAGTATAAAGGGGTTGCGCGCTCTTACAGGGATTCCAGCAACATTAGTTGCCGTGAATGCGATTTCGCCCCTATCTCGAGATAGTCATGAAGATTTTTGTGAGAAAGATTTTCACTATTTCGCGTCTTTCAATGAATTGATCGCACATTCCGGATTGCAAAACCAATTATAA
- a CDS encoding SWIB/MDM2 domain-containing protein, translating to MSQKNKNSAFMNPVNITPDLAAIVGKGPMPRTEIVKKVWDYIKKNNLQDPKNKRNILPDEALAQVFGSKNPIDMFQMTKVLSAHIVK from the coding sequence ATGAGTCAAAAAAACAAAAACTCTGCTTTTATGAACCCTGTCAATATTACCCCCGATTTAGCAGCTATCGTTGGCAAGGGACCAATGCCCCGCACTGAAATTGTCAAAAAAGTATGGGACTATATTAAAAAAAACAACCTTCAAGACCCTAAGAATAAAAGAAATATCCTCCCCGATGAAGCCCTAGCTCAAGTCTTTGGTTCTAAGAACCCCATCGATATGTTTCAAATGACAAAAGTTCTTTCCGCTCATATCGTAAAATAA
- a CDS encoding two-component system sensor histidine kinase NtrB, whose product MSSNDCKSCSSTQELIEIKSRITQSYKEADTILTAIPDGIILLSETGNILICNSQAREILGIPEELEILQKPFTDFFPETFFGFSINEALQSLPSPKTVRLTLSKNDQDRDAEIFVRRNSLNGYLFLLIRDRSEYKQLENAIERYKNIAELGKMTATLAHEIRNPLSGIAGFASLLKEELSSPRHQRMLSSIIDGTRSLNTLVSSMLEYTKSQPLNLKAIDLQDFFSSLIPLLSITFPFCKFERETSISIIRSIDPDRMNSVVWNLVKNAAEATESPMTVILHSSGDISVTNPGQLSQEIFDKLFIPFFTTKAQGNGLGLAEALKIMRLHCGDIHVENANANITFTLKIP is encoded by the coding sequence ATGAGCAGCAACGATTGTAAATCATGTTCTTCAACTCAAGAGTTGATAGAGATCAAATCTCGTATCACCCAATCTTATAAAGAAGCGGATACTATTCTTACAGCCATTCCTGATGGGATTATCCTACTCTCAGAAACAGGCAACATTTTAATTTGTAATTCACAAGCTCGTGAAATTTTAGGTATTCCTGAAGAATTAGAAATATTGCAAAAACCCTTCACAGATTTTTTCCCAGAAACTTTCTTTGGATTTTCTATAAATGAAGCGCTGCAATCTCTACCCTCTCCAAAAACAGTACGCCTAACATTATCGAAAAATGATCAAGATCGTGATGCAGAGATCTTCGTAAGAAGAAACTCTTTAAATGGTTACCTCTTTCTATTAATTCGAGATCGCTCAGAATATAAGCAGCTAGAAAATGCTATTGAAAGATATAAAAATATAGCTGAACTAGGGAAAATGACGGCAACCCTAGCTCATGAAATTCGCAACCCCCTAAGTGGTATTGCAGGATTTGCCTCTCTATTAAAAGAAGAACTCTCCTCCCCACGTCATCAGCGTATGCTTTCCTCAATCATTGATGGAACACGTTCTTTAAACACTTTAGTTTCTTCAATGTTAGAGTACACAAAATCCCAACCGCTAAATCTAAAAGCTATAGATCTACAAGATTTTTTTTCATCACTTATTCCGCTATTATCAATCACGTTTCCCTTTTGCAAATTCGAACGTGAGACTTCAATTTCTATAATACGTTCTATAGATCCTGATAGAATGAATAGTGTAGTGTGGAATCTTGTAAAAAATGCTGCTGAAGCAACGGAATCCCCTATGACAGTCATCCTACATTCGTCGGGAGATATTTCGGTGACAAATCCTGGTCAGCTCTCTCAAGAGATTTTTGATAAGCTGTTTATTCCATTTTTTACAACTAAAGCTCAAGGAAATGGTTTAGGATTGGCAGAAGCTTTAAAGATCATGCGTTTGCACTGTGGTGACATTCACGTAGAAAATGCTAACGCAAATATCACCTTCACTCTAAAGATTCCCTAA
- the lpxG gene encoding UDP-2,3-diacylglucosamine diphosphatase LpxG — protein MVLASLSLAAVVPLAAFSWANFIEPNWLQTSLLTWKLPKKYAHLHGLRIAQISDLHFHKFIPKKFLKKVSSKISRFSPDILLFSGDFLCRAQIEDRSRLESFLNTLHAPLGTFAILGNHDYQSYISRNSQGKIDVISMKSSQPLKRAFVSITQGLFGSRGYAYADNLEKQEPNKELLKLLKNTPIRLLHNESHLIADMINIVGLGDLFAKQFNPEKAFINYNPSLPGIILSHNPDTVHQLEAYPGDMIFSGHTHGPQISIPWPKFANRIMNKISGLENPDLARGHFLFGEGKRQLYVNRGLGGFKRLRFCSPPEICCVRCVYGS, from the coding sequence GTGGTCTTAGCTTCTCTATCTTTAGCTGCTGTAGTTCCTCTTGCTGCCTTTTCGTGGGCAAATTTTATAGAGCCGAACTGGTTGCAAACATCTTTGTTAACATGGAAGCTGCCTAAAAAGTATGCTCACCTTCATGGGTTGCGCATTGCTCAAATCTCTGACCTACATTTTCACAAATTCATTCCCAAAAAATTTCTTAAAAAAGTTTCTTCAAAGATCTCGAGATTCTCTCCGGATATTCTCTTATTTTCTGGCGATTTCCTTTGTCGAGCACAAATAGAAGATCGTTCGCGATTAGAAAGTTTTTTAAATACTTTACATGCGCCTTTAGGAACATTTGCCATTCTTGGAAATCACGATTATCAATCTTATATTTCCCGCAATAGTCAGGGAAAAATAGATGTTATTTCTATGAAAAGTAGCCAACCTTTGAAACGGGCTTTCGTTTCAATAACCCAAGGGCTATTCGGCTCTCGAGGTTATGCATATGCTGATAATCTTGAGAAACAAGAACCTAATAAAGAACTTTTAAAATTATTAAAAAACACACCTATTCGCCTGTTACATAATGAAAGTCACTTAATTGCTGATATGATCAATATCGTTGGCCTAGGAGATCTTTTCGCAAAACAATTTAATCCTGAAAAAGCATTTATTAATTATAATCCTTCCTTGCCTGGTATTATTCTTTCTCATAATCCTGATACAGTGCATCAGTTAGAAGCATATCCCGGAGATATGATATTTTCCGGTCATACACATGGACCGCAAATTTCTATCCCCTGGCCTAAGTTTGCCAATAGGATTATGAACAAAATCTCTGGATTAGAAAATCCAGATCTAGCGCGGGGTCATTTCCTCTTCGGAGAAGGAAAGAGGCAATTATATGTAAATCGCGGACTTGGAGGATTTAAAAGATTGCGCTTTTGTTCTCCTCCAGAAATTTGTTGTGTACGGTGTGTATATGGATCCTAA
- the truA gene encoding tRNA pseudouridine(38-40) synthase TruA has product MTRVVLLLAYQGTAYAGWQRQPNDLSIQEVIENSLERILGKRVVVTSSGRTDSGVHAFGQVAHFSQPHHPLFSQVRGIKKMLNAILPKDIVVRDVVLSDDNFHSRFAAIAKEYHYSLTRSQKPLPWERHFSYYPRHLLNVDLMQKGTNYLLGTHDFASFANHGRDYSSTIRTLFKLEIIDKEETVTIICKGNGFLYKMVRNIVGSLLDISKGKYPPDYIQEILEKKNRRQGPPTAPSYALSLHHVCYPKPYNWFCNPECAINSLKDAK; this is encoded by the coding sequence ATGACACGAGTTGTTTTACTCCTAGCCTATCAGGGAACTGCCTATGCCGGTTGGCAAAGACAACCTAATGATCTCTCTATTCAAGAAGTTATTGAAAACTCCCTAGAAAGAATTTTAGGGAAACGTGTCGTTGTAACTTCTTCAGGACGCACTGATTCTGGAGTTCATGCTTTTGGTCAAGTAGCGCATTTTTCACAACCCCACCACCCACTGTTTTCACAAGTTCGGGGCATAAAAAAAATGCTCAATGCTATTTTACCCAAAGATATTGTTGTTCGTGATGTTGTTCTTTCTGATGACAATTTTCATTCTCGCTTTGCAGCTATCGCTAAAGAATACCACTATTCTCTCACAAGATCTCAGAAACCTCTTCCCTGGGAGCGTCATTTTTCCTATTATCCACGGCATCTTTTAAATGTAGATCTTATGCAAAAAGGAACTAATTACCTATTAGGGACTCATGATTTTGCCTCTTTCGCAAATCATGGAAGAGATTATAGCTCTACGATAAGAACATTATTCAAACTAGAGATTATAGATAAGGAAGAAACAGTAACCATTATTTGCAAAGGGAATGGTTTTTTATATAAAATGGTAAGGAACATCGTTGGATCTCTTTTAGATATTAGCAAAGGAAAATATCCTCCGGATTATATCCAGGAGATCCTAGAAAAGAAAAATCGTAGACAGGGACCACCAACAGCCCCAAGCTATGCGTTATCTTTGCATCATGTATGTTATCCTAAACCTTATAATTGGTTTTGCAATCCGGAATGTGCGATCAATTCATTGAAAGACGCGAAATAG
- a CDS encoding GNAT family N-acetyltransferase yields the protein MTENKDTGVPGLEIRYTLPSDGVYMQQWLNDPKILRGFPLKTEAEIRDSVNFWVGFYRYHSSLTAVYEGEVAGVATLILNPYIKVSHHSLISIIVGEPYRNKGIGTALLNNLCHLAKSRFHLEILYLEVYEENPAIELYKRFGFVEVGRQRRFYKDEIGYLAKITMEKDL from the coding sequence ATGACAGAGAACAAAGATACAGGAGTTCCTGGATTAGAAATACGTTATACACTTCCTAGCGATGGCGTGTATATGCAGCAATGGTTAAATGATCCTAAGATTCTTCGAGGATTTCCTTTAAAAACCGAAGCAGAAATTCGTGACAGCGTAAATTTTTGGGTAGGATTTTATCGATATCACAGTAGTTTAACAGCTGTGTATGAAGGAGAAGTTGCTGGGGTGGCCACTCTTATTTTAAATCCCTATATTAAAGTATCCCACCATTCATTAATTTCTATTATTGTTGGAGAGCCTTATCGGAATAAGGGTATTGGAACAGCATTGTTAAATAATCTATGTCATTTAGCTAAAAGTCGTTTTCATTTGGAGATTCTCTATTTGGAGGTCTACGAGGAAAATCCTGCTATAGAGTTGTATAAACGTTTTGGTTTTGTTGAAGTGGGAAGACAACGGCGTTTTTATAAAGATGAGATAGGATATCTTGCCAAAATTACTATGGAAAAAGATCTTTAG
- the prfB gene encoding peptide chain release factor 2 (programmed frameshift), which produces MHENLDKRLECLVAGLALAGRSLDLEGKRQELAKLEDQTLKEDFWQDVASAGKISERVASLKRQISDYEEFKSKVDNLTFFLNDSEASSDPELREDLEKEFSICENILSEWETQRLLSGEVDKNPCFLTVNAGAGGTESCDWVEMLFRMYSRWASQHQWKVEVIDRQEGDVAGIKHITVKFSGDYAYGYAKAERGVHRLVRISPFDSNAKRHTSFASVDVYPEIDDEIEIDIRPNDLRIDTYRSSGAGGQHVNVTDSAVRITHIPTGIIVSCQSERSQIQNRESCMKMLRARMYQQILQERLEKQLLDRKNKKEIAWGSQIRNYVFQPYTLVKDVRTGHETGNVQAMMDGELLDDFVKAYLAEYGEVS; this is translated from the exons ATGCACGAGAATTTGGATAAACGGTTAGAATGCCTGGTAGCTGGCTTGGCTTTAGCCGGGAGGTCTCTT GACCTTGAGGGTAAGAGACAAGAGTTAGCTAAATTAGAAGATCAAACTTTGAAAGAGGACTTCTGGCAAGATGTCGCTAGTGCGGGAAAAATTTCTGAACGGGTCGCATCGTTAAAACGACAAATTTCCGATTATGAAGAATTCAAAAGTAAGGTTGATAATCTGACTTTTTTCTTAAATGATAGTGAAGCTTCTTCAGATCCCGAACTTCGTGAAGATTTGGAAAAAGAGTTTTCTATTTGTGAAAATATTCTTTCAGAGTGGGAAACGCAACGTTTGCTTTCTGGAGAGGTTGATAAAAACCCCTGTTTTTTAACGGTCAATGCGGGTGCTGGAGGCACAGAATCTTGTGATTGGGTGGAAATGCTTTTTAGGATGTATTCTCGTTGGGCATCCCAACATCAATGGAAAGTCGAAGTTATAGATCGTCAAGAAGGGGATGTTGCTGGGATTAAGCATATTACTGTAAAGTTTTCAGGAGACTATGCTTATGGTTATGCTAAGGCAGAGCGTGGTGTGCATAGATTAGTGCGTATCTCTCCCTTTGATAGCAACGCGAAACGTCATACGAGCTTTGCTTCCGTAGATGTGTATCCTGAAATTGATGATGAGATAGAAATTGATATCCGTCCAAATGATTTGCGTATTGATACGTATCGGTCTTCGGGAGCGGGAGGACAGCATGTCAATGTTACTGACTCTGCTGTGAGAATTACTCATATTCCCACAGGAATTATTGTTTCTTGTCAAAGTGAGCGTAGCCAAATTCAGAATCGTGAAAGTTGTATGAAGATGTTGCGCGCAAGAATGTATCAACAGATTCTCCAAGAACGGTTAGAAAAGCAACTTCTTGATAGAAAAAATAAAAAAGAAATTGCTTGGGGTTCACAAATTCGTAATTATGTTTTCCAGCCTTATACTTTGGTCAAGGATGTGCGTACAGGACATGAGACAGGTAATGTTCAGGCTATGATGGATGGAGAATTGCTAGATGATTTCGTCAAAGCGTATTTAGCAGAGTATGGAGAAGTCTCATGA
- a CDS encoding YebC/PmpR family DNA-binding transcriptional regulator — translation MAGHSKWANTKYRKERADHKRGKIFSRTIKELMAAVKMGGPDPKTNARLRVVIQKAKDQNIPNENIERNLKKASSADQKNFEDVTYELYGHGGVGIIVEAMTDNKNRTASDMRIAVNKRGGSLVEPGSVLYNFARKGACYVPKSSIDEATLLSHVIDVGAEDLDSDDDEHFIVLCDPIELASVKEKLVALGVTCSEEKLIYVPLRLVDCDEKDGEANLALIEWLEQIDDADEVYHNMA, via the coding sequence ATGGCAGGACACAGTAAGTGGGCGAATACAAAATACCGTAAAGAAAGAGCGGATCATAAAAGGGGAAAGATCTTTTCCCGGACGATTAAAGAATTAATGGCTGCTGTGAAGATGGGAGGTCCTGATCCCAAAACAAACGCACGTTTACGCGTAGTCATACAAAAAGCCAAAGATCAAAATATTCCCAATGAAAATATCGAAAGAAACCTGAAGAAAGCTTCCTCAGCGGATCAGAAAAATTTCGAAGATGTTACCTATGAGCTTTATGGCCATGGGGGAGTCGGGATTATTGTTGAGGCCATGACGGATAATAAAAATCGTACTGCTTCTGATATGCGCATTGCTGTGAATAAGCGTGGAGGGTCCCTCGTGGAACCTGGTAGTGTTCTTTATAACTTTGCTCGTAAGGGAGCCTGCTATGTTCCTAAGAGTTCTATAGATGAGGCTACTCTATTATCTCATGTGATTGATGTGGGAGCTGAAGATCTCGATAGTGATGATGACGAGCATTTTATTGTACTTTGCGATCCCATAGAGCTAGCTTCTGTGAAGGAAAAATTAGTTGCATTAGGTGTCACGTGTTCCGAAGAAAAGCTTATCTATGTTCCTTTGCGTCTCGTAGATTGTGATGAAAAAGATGGGGAGGCAAATCTTGCTCTAATCGAATGGTTAGAACAAATCGATGATGCTGACGAGGTTTATCATAATATGGCCTAA
- the ispD gene encoding 2-C-methyl-D-erythritol 4-phosphate cytidylyltransferase, which yields MDPKCSLILLSGGKGERFGANQPKQYLPFQGQPLILHALKTALHIPEITEIIVVCDASYNHIFDGYSVKFAQSGSRRQDSVFSGLQYVTNPWVLVHDGVRPFIYADEVSELIATALLTGAATLVSNVPYTIKQRYPVKTLDRDALSIVHTPQCIKTEILLAGLEFANREGITLVDDTQAAELLNVPVSLVSNKHPQIKITYPEDLTIALALL from the coding sequence ATGGATCCTAAATGTTCTTTGATTTTACTTAGTGGGGGTAAAGGAGAACGCTTCGGAGCAAATCAACCTAAACAATATTTACCTTTCCAAGGTCAACCTCTCATTCTACATGCATTAAAAACAGCTCTTCATATTCCTGAAATTACTGAAATTATCGTTGTCTGTGATGCAAGTTATAATCATATCTTTGACGGATATTCTGTAAAATTCGCTCAATCTGGATCACGTCGTCAAGATTCTGTTTTTTCGGGACTTCAATACGTTACTAATCCCTGGGTATTAGTACATGATGGTGTCCGTCCTTTTATTTATGCTGATGAGGTTAGCGAACTTATTGCTACAGCTCTATTAACAGGAGCTGCAACGTTAGTATCTAATGTCCCCTACACAATCAAACAACGCTATCCTGTAAAAACTTTAGATCGTGATGCCCTCTCCATTGTTCATACACCTCAATGTATAAAGACAGAGATACTATTAGCAGGTCTTGAGTTTGCTAATAGGGAAGGGATTACCCTGGTTGATGATACACAGGCTGCGGAACTTTTAAATGTTCCCGTATCTTTAGTATCCAATAAACATCCTCAGATAAAAATTACTTACCCTGAAGATTTAACCATCGCTCTTGCCTTGCTATGA